The stretch of DNA accttAGATGCCATGTTACCCtatgacattttttatatacccagaatagaaatatattttagatgttTCTGCCAAGGCACGACAAGTCCATCTGAAGGCACTTCTTTCCCCTTAGGCCGCTGGCACCATGTGGGATGGGGAGATCAGTCCTCATGGCTGTACTATCTTGTACCTGCACGCTACTCAGAAGGACCTATCTGAATTCCACCAGGGCCTTGCGTGAGTGTTGGGTAGCCGGAGACTGTTTGCTGTTCCCAGTCTTCATTCATCTCCTATTTATCTTTGGCCTGTGATACACTGTGATACAATATATTGCATTGTGGTTGATCAAGGAAAATGTATACGTTCAATTACTccatttaaacacatttatagCATTTGTGTTCTATGAATGGCCGTGTTGTACTGACTACATATTAATTCCATCGATACCCTTATGTTTGTTGTCCATCAGTAAGACACCATTAATATTTCAAGCGATGGGAGTGAAGAGTGAGAGTGCGTGATCACCGTATTGTGATATTGTGTATGatcagattatttcttttttgtttctttttggctGCTTTGGCCCCTGTTCTTCTCTAACCTCCTCCGTTATGCCCCCTTGTCACCCTTTTCCTTGCGTTCCCTCAGGCAGTGGCTGGCATATAGTAAGCTGTACCAGAGCCTGGAGTTCAGCAGCAGCTGCTTGCTTCATCACATTACGAGTATTGAGTACCTCTGGGTTCAAGGACGGCTGCAGGAGGAGCAGGTACTACCTCTGTGCAGGACGTGAATTACATATGaattacataaatattattatatctgtAGAAAATACagtcaattaatattttttgttgaccCACGTAATTCACTTTCCCTTTAATATCTGCCCTTTTTAATTAGGTTTCATATAGTATTTCAGCCATTTGATGGAATTTTTTCTCCtgcgttatgatgtcatggtaaaaataaacaacatttgtaaatattttaatgcctGTAGATTAATGTAGAAAAACGACCTACTTACTACATGTGTACTGGGCCTGCTTCATGTCATTGTATCTTGTGTCCACTACAGAAAACTGAGCTGGCAGAGTCTTTTGAGTCCCTCCTTCAATATGGCGTGTCCGTACTACGGAAATATCGCATTATGTTCCCTCTGTCAGCCTCACGGTCTGTAGAACATTTACAGGGTCTACTACGGTGAGTGACCACTCCAGCAGCGCCTATTGCCGTCTTGGGTTCTTGACATAATCAATAGTGGTTGCTCACTATTTGTTTTGATGCTAGAAAACTAAATGATGCCATCCATAATAATTCCCGAAGGTCCATGTGCCTAAAACATCAATTTGCCCATTTGCAAGATATTTGAATTGGAAGAAGGAAGCCATGGGATATTTTTTAACTCTGGGGTTCTAGCTAAAGCATCATGAATTGGTCCATTTGGCTTAACCAAGCCACATGTAGGCTATGTAAACCCATGATGTGTTAATCTTATAGACATTATGCATGTACCTTAGGAGGACTTCCATGACAACTGCTCAACGTTCATACCTTTGCCTCAGGGTTGttcttaaatatatagataaaacccAGTGTCTCTGTGGTCTACTGTCCAACCATTTTCCACTTTACACTTCTTGTCCATACAGGGTACTAATTCAAATGTGTAAGACCAAGGCTTTCCGAGAGATGTGTTCTTTGGCGCCAAGTCTACAGGAAAGAGTATCTGATGCTATCAAGGTAACCTGGTAAACGCTACACCCTTGCCAATGGACTACTCCTCAGATCACTATATTATATCCATTATCCCCGTACAGGCTGGAACCCATGAATGGTTTGATATGAAGCGTCAGCATCTTCAGCCAATGATTCAGGTTGGTGTGAAAGAAAGAAGCAATAGCTCATCATAATAAAGATACTTCTTCTACACTGTAAACCGATCGCTATGAGGGAAGAAATGTTTGCCTTTTATCCCATttccatttaatttaataagcCGTATTCATTTTCTCAGTCACTGCTTCTGTTTTTCTCTGCAGAGCCAGGAGGACAACCTTAAGTCTTTGCTGAGTCTGGTAACCGATATCATCAGCGATCTGCAGAGCTGCCACAAGACCTGGAACAAGTGTTTCCTAAAGTAAGATCTATGCAGTGAGGTATTTACGGCCTATAAAAGAATGAGGAGCAAcataaaaattagaaaatacACTTTCATTAAAACGATATCAATTAGTGCTCGGCTTCTGAGTCTCCAGGGGAGAAGATACTGCTAGATAGGGTGCACgaccttattttttttgttggaaaaCCACATTTTTAGTGGAGGCATTTCTTTCAGCATTGGGGGTTTGTTGTAAAGCAGTATATAGGTCATTCTTTCTGTTAACCTCTTGGCACTGGTCTACTGTATTCTCAGCACCGTTAAACTGGATATCTTCAGCCTTACGTTCCTGGAACTGGAGGAATTGGTAAGTaggtgtaaataaatgtaaccttTTGCGGAGCTCTATAGTTTAGCTGGTGTTGTTATACTTCACAGATGTCTGCACCCGTCTCTACCTGTCTGTATTTGCCATTTCTCACTCTTATTTTGTTCAGGTTTCCCAGCATTTGCTCAGCCAGCTCCCTTCACCAAACCATAGTTCTCAACCACCACTCTCTGAGCTCCTGTACCAGCTCTACATCACCTTACGAGAGCTCCATAAGCTTCACATCTACCTACCCAAGAGGTAAACATGGACCATCACATGGGTTGATGTCACCTATACTAAGTTACTTTATTCAATGATATTGTGTATTATTACAGAAGACAATATCCCTTGTGTTGAGATTATGACTGCTCTCATAGTTAAAGACATTTTTTCTTACAGGGATGTCCCACTTCCATTGTCTGGATTCCATCGCTGGTTTGTAAACTCATTACCCAACTGGCTGCTGAAAGCTTACACCACTGCTCAAGAGAGGGTGCAAAGAGCTGTACAAATTGACCAGGTGAGTGGGACCTGGGAGGGGATACTCTATGTTTCATAGCTATGCGTGGTTGTTCAGAAATGATTTTGAGAGAATTAAATACAGCCTTATGGTATGTTAGAGCTTCAAGCTTAGTGGCAATGTCATAGCCTGAAAGAATCTGCGATGATGCCATGAAGGTGCTCTTCCAGATATGATTACCAACACTCCTAACTTCCAAAGTCACGTAGACAATATATTTTCAAGCATGGCCCACAACATATTAGGTTGTTTAAGGTtaatacatacagtaacatgGGCATCTATGAGTCTGTCCTCCATGATACTGTTGCACTGTGATGGAAATTGAGTGGAACTGAGAGTCTGTCTATTCCATTTGGCTCTCAAATGACCCAAGCACAACGTCCTCACTAGCATATCACTATGTGAATGTTTGTGTTTCCACAGCTAGTACCATTGTCAGAATTACAGAAACATAGTGCTTCCACTGTGGATCTCTCCACATGCTTCACACAGATCGGCCGCACGTGGCAGCAGCTCGACTGGCCGGATCCTGAAGAGGCTTTCATGATTATGGTAAAATTCACAGAggtgaggaggaaaaaaaaaagtaaacaatctATTAAAGATTGTTAATGCTACATAAGTGTTTGTAGAAGTAGTCTATGAATTTTCTGTTGAAGGGGTGCCACATCATTGGTGAGTCTGAAATAAGTTTTCATGTCTTTAGGCAACCCTTGTACCCTGGCTGATTACCTTCTATGGTTCCTCATGGGGTCTTGTTTAAGGATGGCTTACACATTCATCCTCACATTCATGGATCACCTATTTTTttgtatcctctctctctctctccaggaCATGTGCCGCATTGCCCTCTCTTACTGCACGATGATTAAAAAAAGAGCAGAAGAGATATCAGAAAGAGGAGATGCTGGGCAAGCTGCAAACAAGGTGACCATTTTCCACTTGATTGTCTTGGTGGTTTATATTATCTGTGGTTAGGAAAGTAACCTGATCGTTCCCATTCGTGCCCTCAGCTGTGCCTGGTTGTGAATAACATTGAACAGCTGCACTTAGTGGTGCAGTCCTTGCCTGTGAACTTGGACTGGGAAGGCCTGCAGCGTAAAACACGTGAAGTTATCAGCACAGACCAATTCAAGCACACGCTGTATGGCCAGCTGGAGATCGCTGTACGCTCCCTGGACCACGAGATCAGAAGTGTTGTGCAGGCACTTGCTCAGAAAGTAAGGGTCTCCTCCTTGTTCCTCTCAACATTTCCTCCATCACTTTCTCTTCCCCACTCTTATTTACTGTTCTGTCTGTGATGTCTGACTGTACTTCCCATCACCCTCACTTTTTCATCATTCTGCTCCCTTCCGTCTAATCATTCCTCCTACTGCTGTATTTCTCCTTCTCACTCCCACATTTTCTGTCTATTTATCACATAGTTGGTAGCTGGAATTGCCAAACACCTTCACTCTCTTGCTGCTGCCAGTGACTCCAAAGATCTCAGTGATGTAAGTATGTTTAAATGCCCCTCATACCACCTCTGTTACCCCAGTTTATTCCTGCACCCCAAAAGCTACCATGCCTTTTCCTTGCCTGCTTGTTGCCCTCATTGATAATGTGTTATCTCCCATGCCAGCTCTGGCTTCTGCTCTACTAACCTGATGGCCACGTGCCCTCCTTCTGTCCATTACAGTGCGTTATACCCCTGATGAGATTCCTGGAGTCGGAATTGCAGTACATGAATCAGAACTTAGTGCACGAAAACTTCAACTGGTAAGGTATTCACTTTGCATTGTATTCTCATTTCCCATACACAATGAATTCTTTGCTGTTTCTATTCTATCATCCCATAAAACTATTAACCACATATCACAATTTCTTCATTTCACACAAATTTGGCAAATTCATTCATATTTCTACACTctttactcacacacacagacactcactctTTACTCTTTGCCCCTTCTCACCTCCCATGTATTTTTCCTTCCCAGTCTCCTATCCCTGCTTTGGTCACACATTCTGACTGTGATCTCGAGTCTCTCCAGACATATCAGTTCCTCCCCACGATATTACAAGAGGCTGCATGTGGCACTTAAGGTGAGCTTCTCCGTTACAAGACGCAGAGGAGTCTCTGGGGTCTGTTCACAAAGATGTGAGTTGTGTTGAGTTCATGCTTGTTTGGAACAGCTCAAGTGAGATGGCTGTAAATCAGCAACTCTCGACAGAGTTGATTCTATTGCCAACCTGCgccatttaaaatatacttcATAGCAATTGAACGAAACTCTATAACAACTTGAACAAGCTCGATAAGAGACTCTGTCTATCTCCAACCTGACAGCAGTTACTTTTGTAACCCAACTGAGACTcagtttgcttttcttttttgatttCACTATACTTGCGATTATCATGTAATTTTTCATGATATTGACACACATGAATATTTAACCACTGATGTCATATAACTGTATGCTTTATGgcatatttaaaaacaacatgTCTGACAATAAAGGACGTAGTCATACTGAGTGTCTTGTTCTTCCAGAACCTGGAGTTATGTTTCCATGCAGAAGGCTGTGGCTTGCAGACAGAAGACCTTCATACGCCCATTTTCACTGTAAGTGTGGAGACAAAGCTAAAAGCATACAACCAAACAAATTGGGATATAACAGAAAAATTCAAACAACATAACCAAATTAACATACATgagaaaatcatattttattggaGGTCATGCTAGGGTGAGATGTCATAACCTTAAACTAGGTTGTAAGAGTGCAAAGTGCGTCTTTGAGAGCTCTTCATCACTAGCTGTCCTAACTTCCTAACATAAATGGAATTTGGAGCAATGTTAGAAAGCTAATGGAGATAATTATCACTTGTATTAGGGTTGGGATCCCCAAAATATTTGCACTCATGGCCCCTAAAAACCCAGAGCTCCCCCTAGGCTTTGGTTGTTCTGATAACGGGCATCTCTCATTGTCATCTTGTGATAGACTGAATACAGGCAGTATGGAGAATTAATGATATTGAATGTTTTTCGTGTTCCCGGCAGAACCTGGAGAAAGAACTGGAGCTTTGTTCTTCCTCCACTCAAAAAGTCATTGAGTGTTATTACCAACAAAGGATCCAGGAGCAGGTAACCTGCCAATTAACAGAAAGTGTGTGGAATAGTAACATAAAAATAGAAAGTGTGTGGATCACCGACGTAACTAGTAAATCCAGCGCATGGACAGGATTTCCTCCCAGAAGGACACACCAATTCTAAAGACTTATCAGCCTTTGGAAATTGTCCGTCCACCTGCCAGGAGTCTCAGCCATCACAAGTAACTCATGTTCAAGACACCGAGACGCTGCTCGGGCGGTGGACAGACTTTCTAACAGGCTGATTGCATCACTAGACGTCCAGGAACaaccaaaaacatgaaaatgtgaCTAGTATTAGGAATGGAGGATAGACACAGGGTTCCATCTTATTTGTGTTAATATTTGTGGCATTTAAAGTGCTTGTGAGTAGATGTTATCCTGTCTTAGTATTACTTGGTCAGCAAATTTGTGTTATtcttgtgtatatattgtttcgCAGATAATCTTCATGGATATCAACAGTCTGTAGAATTTATACTTAAGACGGTCTACAGGAAACATGATCCACATAACTCTACGGACGAGTTATGATAGTAAATAAAGCCATGATGACgcaataaactatattttttaataactgtACTCGTAGCTGGAAACCACGTCTGAGAAGTATGGAGCGGTGACAGTGAAAGCCAGCTACCTCCCGTCAGACCAGAAACTGCGCGTTGAGATCCTCAATGCTGTGAATCTCCTTCCTCGGAATTCAAACGGTAAGATGACCGCACGGGCATGGAATAAAGTTCAGacctaagtaaaaaaaaatgatttacctATTGTTGGATAATTAACATGTAACTGCCTTATTATGACTGTGCCAACTGACATGGCAATACTGAAGACGTACAGAGATAGGATAGGAGAAAGGATTCAATTGTGACAGACGGTAGGAGTTATAAATCTCTGGAGCTGTTTATACACTCAGCCTGTATCTCTCTAACTTACTTAATGTACCTCTTTGTTTCCAAAAGTAGCCCATCATGAAACAGATGAGATTTACTGTCTAATTATCATCTTTCTGGAACTATCCTCTATGTACATTAAATCCTTGACAAGCGTGGATGAAATTGCCTTTGTTATCGGTTGTACAAACTTACGCCTGTATTTCTATAGTTATTATTAACTATAATCCACGCACAGACTTCCAGCTCTCGGTAAAGTGCAAATCCAACAATGCTCAGCTGTTCACGTGCTCAGCTGTGCCATCATAGGATTTGGAGATCGTCAACGGCTGGAGAGCTGCACTTAGCTAATCTTTACTGCTTTTCCGCACAGGGGGCAGTGACCCGTTCGTGCAGCTGAGCCTGGAACCCAAGCACGTTTTCCCGGCTGTGGAGCAACGTTCTACCCAAATACAGAAGAACGAGCAGAACCCATTGTATGATGAAACGTTTGACTTGTGAGTTCCATTCATATTCCTATGTGTTATGAAGCGAGGCTGAGTTTAGATTGTGTGATAAAGGCTGagtaaataaatcagtttttgaaaataaatatttatatatatacgtttaagtttattgttttttaatatgcatatatCCATCTTAGGAATTGTTTTATCGGATCATGTACTTTTAGAGTTATGTAATAACATAAATCGAAaatacgcatatatatatatatatatatatatatatggtttaaatTGGTTTAATGCAATACAACAATGGTCCAATAAGAAGTATTGTGCCATATTTTGGAAGGCTTATTATGGCACCAATTAGCTAAATGTGAGGCATTCGATCTTCGCATTAGAACTGTGTCCCCGTGCTGCTCACTTTAATTACGTCCCTTCCCCTGATCTGCTGTAATATGTGATATGGAAAGCATTTTATATGTAAACTCACTTGTTGTCCTCAGTCTGGTGACCTCTGGACAATGTGAGGAGCCTGGAGCTTGCCTTCTACTCGCCGTCTTCGATTATGACACCTTCCTGTCAAATAGTTTGGAGGGAGAAGCATTCCTGGCTCTGGCAGATCTTCCTGGATTACAGAGAACAGAACTGGAAGGCAGCGACGTCATGGTCAACATACCCCAGCGGCGGCTGCCCCTTACTCATCCAAAACCTGGCGGTAGGTCTAAATCCTGGAAGTATACTGGGTAGTAGTCATAAAGGTAGAAACATGGTACGTCATGAACTTTAAACTCTACAAGACTAAAAGCCAGAAGCCTAATAGTTTTTTGCTTCACAAATATCTATTATTTACAGATTAAACGACAAAAGAAAGATGCGCCGTTGCtgcttactttattttatttatggctATATGTCCCATATCATATTAAATTTGTGTAACTGGACTAGCTTTGGTTGAGAAGGTCTGTAAGGTTTGTCACATAACAAAAGCAGaaggaatatacatttttggtaaCCTtccaatatgtatgtatgaatctGAACAAGTTTGGGTCAGCATAGGAGTTCTGCAAATATATGGGGCCTTTGAGCAGTTTCGGACACTAAATTTCTTCTAGGGTGAGACAATGAAGGGTGAGCTTCATCATTCAAGCTGTTGGCTTCACGTTCAGCCACCAGAAGGTGCCAGACGTTCCTTTCCCCAGTTATAAAGCATTGCTTACCAATCACATGCTAGATGTGCCAGCTTCTGCCACATGTCTCAGCTTCCCTGAGATAAATCTTTagtctaaatatataaaaaattacacTGACAAAAGCACACGTTATTGGTAGTTTtaatcaatacattttaaaaggtgCGACAACAAAAGCtggtatatatttgtttcacaGTGCGGGATATAGACAACATGATTAACACTCATAGGGTTCtgtaaaaaacttaaaaagctAGTTTGAGAAGTAAAATAGTAACAATATGTTTCATCTTCATACAAATATTAGTCCCACGTAACAGGACTACTATCACATGTATCTACCCACATTCTAGATACTGTTTTGTCACACATCTCAATACTTTGCAGCAGATAGAATCCTTGATCTTCTGGAGTCTCGTCGATCCGACAAGGAAGCTGCCATGTTTGTCAAGTTACGTAAGCAGAGGGTCAGGCAGTGTATGAAATGTGAGAAATGACCCAGAGACGGCGCCATAGATGAAATATACTGAGAAATATCCTGAGATGTGATATTCCTGCACAGCTTCAGGAAGAGCGGTTACCTTTGTGCTAGGACCGGGACATACAGCAACGGCTTTGCCATGTTTTTGGTCTACGCTGCCTGCAGTTGTGTAAATTACCAAACAATTGTTGGATCTCATGTTTTATAATAGATGTTATATAATACATGTatgcaataaataaattcagCCCTTCATTGACAGGTTTGTTCAACTGATGGTACGCAAGCCATATATTACCTTGAGGGCTTTTTAGGCAGCCCCACCACTTATTTTGCAACATATAAATGTTTAAGCTCTTATGGCACTTGGTATTTAACATGTGGTAGTTTGACATATATTAATGCCATAATCTAATTTATAAAAAAGTTTCATTTCTCATTCATGTGTAAACTTTAGCATCTCATCAAATTTAGATTAGGAAATCTGAACCTATAGTATGACCCTGGAATCATTAGGACAGGACACAGGCACCTAAAAAACAGTTAGAGAGGCTACTGTCATATGGCACTTAAATGTTATTAACAACTTAATATGTTTAAGATGAGATCAACATTGAAGTAGAGGTCAGAAGTTTGCCGAAAGCTGTCTGTGAAAATGTTTGCTCCGGTTGAAGTGTTGGGTTGTCTGTCCATCTCCAATGGACACAATGGAGTTCCAGCTGATGAAGAAGATAGGGTAAACTGGCTGGATAAAAGATGCACGGAAACGGTGCAGCAGAGGCATTTCATCGGACACTTCATGAAAGGACAAACTCCCCGCATCCCAGTCCAAGAAAATCCCAAGCCTCTCCTGCTGGCCTATAGCAACCAGGACTTTCTGACCATCATGCCAAGCACAGCATCGGGTGCTACTCCACTCAAGGCACCAGGAATGAGAGTTGCGACCAGCCAGGCAATGGCTCTGGTGACCTTTACGGGAGATGCCACGATAGGAGACACCCAAACTCACACGGTTGCCAGACAGATGGACCTCCCAGTAATGTCGACCTTGGCCTAAAGCTTCCCGGCCCATCACTTGGGTGTAGTGATCGAAGCGTCCAGGGTGTTCTGGATAGGCTTGAGGCTGCAGCTTGCACAGAACTCTACGGTCTCCCTGCATCAGGTACAGATTATGATGAGCAGTATCTGGGTCCAAGCTAATGTTCCGTAAATCTGGAAGTATAAGCATGTATCGCCAGTCAGTGCAAAAGACATGCGGGTACAAGAGAAGGTTTaacataaatggaaaaaagagaaacaaagtaTATCAAATAACATTCTTACACTGAAGAAATTCGACCCGTACCCTTGGCATAAGCGGAGACAAAGGGTTCCCACTGAGTTCTGAAGACATAGGTAGACAGCCGGTCCGTGTACGCCATACTGAGGAATAAAGTTGCTGATGTCaggagaaaatgttattttttcatgCCCACACTTTACTTGCTTTACCTGGAATCTGTTCTACATTTCTCCATACATAATGTCCATAACAGAAAAGTAATGACTTCTCCCTAACATCCCATACAACCCATTTTCTTTAGATCACACTGGCCTGTCCTTTCCATTTGAAACCAAATCCATACTCACTTCAAGCTTTTCCCTTCACTATAGTCCCTTCACCTACATGCCATCTCACCTGCAGTTCTGTCCACAGTACAGACATGTACCGAGGTGCACCACTAACCCTACCGATTATTACCTCTAGTAGAGCATCTAGTGATGACTCGGGAAACCTCATACTAATATCGCTTCATGATTATTGCCTTAGTAGCCCTCCTCTATCATTTTCCCCGACCAATCTTACCTTTTTGCACCATTCTTCCCATGTGGTCTGCACAAAGGTCCAGCAAACTCTCTTTAAATTTGGAGACAGCCGCTGAAAGCCCAGACCAAACTGGCTCCACCTCATCCGACACATGCAGCTCCTAAAACAAGATCCAAGACTTTTTATGCTGTTTTGCAACCAGTAGATAGCTTGAGTTTGTTCACCAGTATTTCCTGCATTAATGGTCATCCTCTCCAATGATGTCGGTGTGTTGTGTCTTTGTTCCCATTATACCTCACTCAAAATATCCATAATTGTACCTTTTTATGACCCTGGGTGGACTCCTAAAATGTCTAAAGGGTAAAATCCAGCCGTAATTTGTCAGGGTGTGAAAACACAACTGTGTTAAAAATTATACCCACCAAGGGTGTGAATAGTTCTCGTTCCCCATCTGGTACTACCTGGGCAGACTGAATTGCATCCATGATTTGTCCTTCTTCCAGTCCATAACTTTGTGCTCTTTCCCCGCTGTCTGACTGCTCCATCAACTGCAGGAGCCGAAAACCAGAGGCCTGCAGAATCCGTACCATGTCCGAGAATAATTGTGTCACTGCTCCGCGTTCTCTGAGCAAGGAGACCTGCGGGTGCAGCGATGTCACAAATAGAACATATAATGTTCACATAACCAAATACCATGAATAAAAACCAAATCGGCTTATATAGGCTATTCTGTTCCCAGAACGTATGATAGTTACATtggtaaacaatatatacatgtatgtgtgtacacAGCGAACATGacttgtctgtctcttatgtacacGCGTCTATATAATTGATCTATGTAATGGAATACAatagacacacatgcatatatgtttgttGCGCAATACTTGCTGATCATGTTCATCTGTTTTGCAATAACATGttccattttaatataaaacttttACAAGTGATGTAAGACAGACAAAGCGAGTTTGTTAGCAGTTGCTCGACAGGGAGCAAACAATGTACCGGTTACAGTACCGGTTACTGGTTACTCACACTGGGATTGGCGCAGTCAGGCGCTCCAGGGCTGGCCGATGGGGTGACCCTTCTGTTATCTGTTGTGGGTTCTTCCTCAAGTTTCTGATGGCCACACGCCGTGTGTGGTCCGGCTTGACGGATTTTGGCAGTGACCTTCTCACTGTGTCTCTGCATATTGGAGAAATGATCTACCATCTGGGACAGTATGCTGTTCTTGCAGAGTCGTGGCTGGGAATCTGAACTGAAGGTGCTGCGGCATTGAGGGCAGGAGATAGATGCGTCCTGCAGCGACCAGCATTGGGTGATGCAGCTCATGCAGAAAGTGTGCCCGCAGGGGATGGTGACAGGTTCGTGGAATACGTCCAGGCACACAGGGCAGCGCAGGTACTCGGAGCACAAGAGAGCGGCAGTGGCCATGTCTTTCTGTGCTAGGATACAAACACTGACTAGGAAGTTCCAGAACAATGGCAGGATATAACACCCCTCATCCTGCATGCACCATACTAATCATCATCTTCCAGCCTCCTACAAAACAACCAGAGGCTGGAATCTGGACAGAGAATAAGAACTATGTGGTTACGTCAAGAACTACTAATCACCTGCTTAGAACAGTTTCtaataaatatacttaaaaacTCACACTTAGCACCTTGGCTGACTGGCAAAGCACTGGCAGAACCTGTCCCGTACAATCCCTACCAGTGGGTGGTTTTTAAAGTGGGGACTTGTAAGATGCGACCGGGGATGTTGTACTTCTTTAACATAGGGGCCCTGAAGAAACATGGGATAGGCCTTTTTAACGTGGACAgtaccttaaggggttaacaggatgGGCTGTGGCGGGCTTGAGACCACAGCCCTAAACTGATACGCTCTCCAGTCGCAGTCCAGTTGACTGATTCTCCATATATAAAATAGAGGACCTAGAGTTTGTacacaatttaacccattcttaTATATGCCTACCCTGTGATATGTCCCATACATTGACCTACATTGGCCGTGTATGCAATCTACATATATGGACAACCACTCAttttgcataaaaagaggttGTGAGCTTTTAagaattttactattttattggGAATTCATGGAGAATAATGTGGGATTAGGTTTTTGTGTGGTCTTTTTCTACTATTACATCATGAGATGGGATGCATGTTTTTTCTAAATGATGTATCTATGAATCgctaaatgtgaaaaaatatatgtttcccTAAATGAAGTGTACGCTGTCTATAGGATTGTGATCTAAGGATAACTAGATGACCCAGCCTTCCATGGGGGAAAATGTATCTGACCCTCATCACTGTATTTTTTTAGCCCTGTTCTGTATGGGACTGTAGACCATCTAGCAGTCTGTCATGCCCATGACTCAAATGGGCCACAGCTTGGTTTGATGCAGGGGATGGGCAAACTGTGCGTAAAAGGACACTAGTGTCTGTGGCAAGGTTCGTGAAGGTTCAtggaacatcattaaattctcCACCGCAGACCACAGTAAAtgcccaccatgagcaatgttggtgcctacgCCTGGTTTCATGCAGAACACAGATGCCAGGGGACAAGGTGTGTCCAACAATGTGAACATACACAGACTATCTGTCTCTGCCAATTTACATTGCAACATGCTTCAgatttttatgaaataataagTCCATCAGGGCCTTGGAATCTGATAAAACTACCGTATTACTCTGCTCACACGGAAAATGTCCTATTTCAGGCTTAAGACCATGGATGGTCTCAATG from Spea bombifrons isolate aSpeBom1 chromosome 13, aSpeBom1.2.pri, whole genome shotgun sequence encodes:
- the UNC13D gene encoding protein unc-13 homolog D isoform X1 — its product is MDLNDKVGDRPPPGDTEQEMESLGPHRITRREARYGKRGTGRTPQSKTIKQTTSEPKPVSPSVQHNLLYGEALYTVLHRMGCAEPEYIFDTGQLYDYLQKAFSMEPEEHEAILQHIEGLPPPIFCVKVTVKEAKGILGKDVSGFSDPYCMLGIENRANHRSRDNSPSHEKKQRQKAVVRNLIPEDQTHKTQVKVQTLSPVWNETFILEIENLEKAWFHMDMWDSDDVESVRAKLGEITDLHGLRRIFKDARKDKGQDDFLGNVVLRLGNLRCKEDCWYNLEPRTETYPERGQCHLQFLLTHKKRGTMLSKTPSYIVHRQLLQQFIRHEIKCHQAAGTMWDGEISPHGCTILYLHATQKDLSEFHQGLAQWLAYSKLYQSLEFSSSCLLHHITSIEYLWVQGRLQEEQKTELAESFESLLQYGVSVLRKYRIMFPLSASRSVEHLQGLLRVLIQMCKTKAFREMCSLAPSLQERVSDAIKAGTHEWFDMKRQHLQPMIQSQEDNLKSLLSLVTDIISDLQSCHKTWNKCFLNTVKLDIFSLTFLELEELVSQHLLSQLPSPNHSSQPPLSELLYQLYITLRELHKLHIYLPKRDVPLPLSGFHRWFVNSLPNWLLKAYTTAQERVQRAVQIDQLVPLSELQKHSASTVDLSTCFTQIGRTWQQLDWPDPEEAFMIMVKFTEDMCRIALSYCTMIKKRAEEISERGDAGQAANKLCLVVNNIEQLHLVVQSLPVNLDWEGLQRKTREVISTDQFKHTLYGQLEIAVRSLDHEIRSVVQALAQKLVAGIAKHLHSLAAASDSKDLSDCVIPLMRFLESELQYMNQNLVHENFNCLLSLLWSHILTVISSLSRHISSSPRYYKRLHVALKNLELCFHAEGCGLQTEDLHTPIFTNLEKELELCSSSTQKVIECYYQQRIQEQLETTSEKYGAVTVKASYLPSDQKLRVEILNAVNLLPRNSNGGSDPFVQLSLEPKHVFPAVEQRSTQIQKNEQNPLYDETFDFLVTSGQCEEPGACLLLAVFDYDTFLSNSLEGEAFLALADLPGLQRTELEGSDVMVNIPQRRLPLTHPKPGADRILDLLESRRSDKEAAMFVKLRKQRVRQCMKCEK
- the UNC13D gene encoding protein unc-13 homolog D isoform X2 — its product is MDLNDKVGDRPPPGDTEQEMESLGPHRITRREARYGKRGTGRTPQSKTIKQTTSEPKPVSPSVQHNLLYGEALYTVLHRMGCAEPEYIFDTGQLYDYLQKAFSMEPEEHEAILQHIEGLPPPIFCVKVTVKEAKGILGKDVSGFSDPYCMLGIENRANHRSRDNSPSHEKKQRQKAVVRNLIPEDQTHKTQVKVQTLSPVWNETFILEIENLEKAWFHMDMWDSDDVESVRAKLGEITDLHGLRRIFKDARKDKGQDDFLGNVVLRLGNLRCKEDCWYNLEPRTETYPERGQCHLQFLLTHKKRGTMLSKTPSYIVHRQLLQQFIRHEIKCHQAAGTMWDGEISPHGCTILYLHATQKDLSEFHQGLAQWLAYSKLYQSLEFSSSCLLHHITSIEYLWVQGRLQEEQKTELAESFESLLQYGVSVLRKYRIMFPLSASRSVEHLQGLLRVLIQMCKTKAFREMCSLAPSLQERVSDAIKAGTHEWFDMKRQHLQPMIQSQEDNLKSLLSLVTDIISDLQSCHKTWNKCFLNTVKLDIFSLTFLELEELVSQHLLSQLPSPNHSSQPPLSELLYQLYITLRELHKLHIYLPKRDVPLPLSGFHRWFVNSLPNWLLKAYTTAQERVQRAVQIDQLVPLSELQKHSASTVDLSTCFTQIGRTWQQLDWPDPEEAFMIMVKFTEDMCRIALSYCTMIKKRAEEISERGDAGQAANKLCLVVNNIEQLHLVVQSLPVNLDWEGLQRKTREVISTDQFKHTLYGQLEIAVRSLDHEIRSVVQALAQKLVAGIAKHLHSLAAASDSKDLSDCVIPLMRFLESELQYMNQNLVHENFNCLLSLLWSHILTVISSLSRHISSSPRYYKRLHVALKNLELCFHAEGCGLQTEDLHTPIFTNLEKELELCSSSTQKVIECYYQQRIQEQLETTSEKYGAVTVKASYLPSDQKLRVEILNAVNLLPRNSNGGSDPFVQLSLEPKHVFPAVEQRSTQIQKNEQNPLYDETFDFLVTSGQCEEPGACLLLAVFDYDTFLSNSLEGEAFLALADLPGLQRTELEGSDVMVNIPQRRLPLTHPKPGDRILDLLESRRSDKEAAMFVKLRKQRVRQCMKCEK